The genomic DNA GGTTTCATTTTAAGGACGTTGCTTTGTTAAACATGTGGAAGAGTTTCCCTAAGCTGTTGCACAATCTTATTGGATGTATTTTTCCCATCGttaattaaaatagcaaatgtGAAGGCTGATAACTGTGTACAGAAGGGTGTTTGATGTAACGTGAAAAGATTTGACTCCTTTGTGTGTGAGAGTGTGATCAGCCAGCCTTGCTAGCGATTTCTTCTGTCTACACTGCCAAATCTTCTATTTAAGTATTGTGAAaactctttgtttttttcaggtCGAATGAGTGATTTGAGTGTAATTGGTCATCCAATAGATTCAGAATCTAAAGAAGACTGTAGTGAAGAAACAGACCGAAGGCATGAGCTAATTGCTGAAATTTTACCTGAGTTAATTGAAATTGATATATACCACAGTGAAGAAGATGAAGGGGAAGACGAGGACTGTGAGAACGCTACTGACGTCACAACCACGCCCTCCGTGCAGTACATAAATGGGAAGCATCTAGTCACCACTGTGCCCAAGGACCCAGAGGCTGCTGAAGCTAGGCGTGGCCAGTTCGAAAGTGTTGCACCCTCTCGGAATTTTTCAGACAGCAGTGAAACTGACGGTCATCAGTTTGTAATCACCAAGACTGGCTTGTCTACTGCCATGCAACCTAATGAATCTAAAGAAACAACTGAAATCCTTGAAATTACATGGAGACCTGAGACTTACCCTGAAACAACAGAACATTTTTCAAGTGGCGAGCCTGAGATTTTCCCCACAGTCCCAGTCCCTGAGGGAGAAGCCTCAGAGGGACCAGAGTCAATCACAAAGAAAAGTCCTGAGCTTGATTACCTGATGCACCAGCATACTGAATTGGTACCTCTTTTTCCTGAAGAGTCTTCGGGAAATGCTGGCATTGACCAAGAATCTCAGAAAATAGTCTTTTCAAGGGCTACAGAAGGAACATTTGGTGAAGAGGCAGGAAGAAGTACTTTCAGCACGTACACCCCAAGTGCCGTTCCAAGTTCTGCATCAGCAGAAGTTTCAGAGGAAGTATCGTTTACCTTAACAGGAAGTCCACGGCCTGATGAGCCACTGTCCACGGCGGAAAGCTGGGTGGAAATAGCCCTTAGACAAAGTGTAGAGTTCTCGGGGAGTCCTTCTATTCCAATTCCAGAAGGCTCTGGGGAAGCAGAAGAAGACAAAGATAAAATGTTTGCCATGGTAACtgatttatcacagaaaaatactaCGGATTCACTTGTTACTTTAGACACTAGCAAGACAATGATCACAGAAAGCCTTTTGAATGTTCCTACACCCACGGTTTATTTGGTTTCTGAACAGCCTTCTGCCGTAGTGCCTACCAAGTTTGTAAGGGAGACAGACACTGTTGAGTGGGTCTTCAGGATATCTCctgagggaaaggagagggaagatgaGGAGAAGGGAACTACAGGTACAGCTTCTACAGTTGAGGTACATTCGCCCACTCAGAGATCAGATCACTTAATGTTACCCTCTGAATTCGAAAGCTCAAGTGAAGTGACAGCTAGTGCTTCAGCCTCTGCTACCAGGAAGAGTTTTATGTCCTTGATGACACCCACACAGTCTGAAAGGGAAATGACAAGTTCTACTCTTGTCTTTACAGAAACAAATGTTTTAGATAGTCTGGGGGCACAGACCACCGAGCCCAGCAGTAGCAGGCAACCTGGGGCTTGGGAAGGGCTGTCCATTGTCCCAGGGAGCCCCGTTTCTCTCTTTATGGAGCTGGGCTCTGGAGAAACTGCTGCCGACCCAGAAACCAccactgtttcttcattttcattgaaTGTAGAGTCTGAAATTCAAACCCAAAAGGAAACAGCTGGCACTTTGTCCCCACATGTGGAAACTCTATTCCCTTTTGAGCCAACTGGACTGGATTTGAGTACTGCAATGGACAGAGAGGTTGCTGAAATTATAAGCCAAACATCCAAGGAAAACTTGATTTCAGAGATCTCAGGGGAGCCAAATCATGGGGCAGAAATAAAGGGCTTTTCTACAGATTTTCCTTTGGAGGAAGATTTCAGTGGTGACTTTAGAGAATACTCAACAGTGTCTACTCCCataacaaaagaagaaacagtcATGGTggaaggctctggggatgcagCATTTAATGATACCCAAATTTCACCATCTGTAATACCTACTTCGGCCCACGTTTATCACAGAGCTGACTCAGAAGAACCTGGTCGCACTGTGGTCAGCACTTCAGCCTTCCCTTGGGAAGAGTTCCCAGCCTCAGCTGagggctcaggtgagcagctggtCTCACTAAGCAGCTCTGGTGACCAAGTGTTTCCCAGTGCTGTGGGAAATGTCTCCAATACAGATTCCCCAACTATTGACCAAGGATTGGGAGAAGAAGGTGCTATCGATGAAGCTGATAAAAGATCCACCATTTTGCCAACAGTGGAAGCTGAAAGCACTAAAGCTTCAGTGGAAAAGGGAGAAGTGGAGGTTGACGGCATGGATTCAGTGGACTTTCCCCAGACCGTGGAGCCAGACACATTATGGGTCACACAAGAAATCAACCCTGTAAGGCAAGGAAATGAAAGTGAAGTAGTGGCAGAAGAAAAGATCCGAGATCAGAAGTCCCTTGAATCTCCTCAAAGCTCTGTTGCACCAGAACAAACAAGTTTTgattcacaaacatttattgaaattgGACTCCAAAGCACAGATTATTCTACACTGACAACCAAGAAAACTTACAGCACTGATAAGGAAATGGAGGAGGAAGGCATTTCCTTAGGTGGCATGTCTACTCCAAATCTAGACTCACCGGGCTTGGAATCATACACAACTCTTCCTGAAGTTACTGAGAAATCCCATTTTTTCTTAGCTACTGCCTCGGTGACTGCATCAGTACCAGCTGAAAGTGTAATTACAGGTTCAACAATCAAAGAGGAAGAAAGTAGGAAACCCTTTCCCAAAGTTATGAGACCAATAGTTAAAGAGTCAGATACTGATCTTTTATTCTCTGGACTGGGATCAGGAGAAGAAATTTTGCCAACCACAGTATCAGTGAATTTTACTGACATGGAACAAGTCACTAGCACATTATATCCCCAGACTTCTCAAGTGCAAAGTTTTGAAACCAGCACCCTAAATGGTACAACTGGAGACTATGAGGGAATGGGAGTTGTGGAAAGTGAAATTAGACCACTCATTTCCCAAACAAACAGCATTTTTGAAGATAGTGAGACAGCAGCCAGCACAACCTTCCTAGAAATTTTAAGTGACACCAGAACTGAAGGGCCCTCTCCAGCACCTCTCACTTTCTCCACAGACACTGAACATCGAACAAGTCAGACACACCATTGGGCAGAAGAAATCCAGACTAGTAGACCACAGCCTATGGCTGATCAAGTCTCTAAAGAGAATTCTTCAACAGCAGAAACTGAAGGAGCAGCAACCTCTTCCACTGATTTTCTGGCTAGAACCCCTGGTCTTGAAGTGGCCAAAGGATTTGTTACATCAACACCAAAACCATCTGACTTGTTTTATGAACATTCTGGAGAAGGATCTGGGGAATTGGATATGGTTGATTTAGTCCACGCTTCTGGAACTACTCAGGCAAGTAGGCGAGGAAGCACCACATTTGTTTCTGATAGATCACCAGCAAAACATCCTGAGGTTCCAAGCGCTAAGGCTGTTACCGTTGATGGAGTCCCAACAATTTCAATGATGCCTCTTCATCCAGAGCAGAATGAAAGCTCCCCGGATCCAACTAGCACACTGTCAAGTACAACGTCATATGAGAGGTCCACAGAAGGTACTGCAGATAGTGTCCAAGACCACGTCAGGGGATTCGAGGATTCTACCTTAAGACCTGACAGAAGAAAAGCcactgaaaatattattatagATCTGGACAAAGAGGACAAGGATTTAATTTTGACAATTACAGAGAGTACCATCCTTGAAATTCTGCCTCAGCTGACGTCAGATAAAAATACTATCATAGATATTGATCACACTAAGTCTATATATGAAGACATCCTGGGAATGCAAACGGACATCGATCCAGAGGTACCCTCTGGACAACATGGCAGTTATGAAGACAGTACTCAAGTTCAAGAGAAGTATGAGGCAGCTGTTAACCTCTCTTTAACTGAGGAAGACTTTGAGGCCTCTGGTGATACTCTTCTGTACAGTCAGGCAACACAAAATGAATCAGTGACTCCTGAAGACCGAAGTCAGTTAGATCACCTGGGCTCTGTCTTCACAACTGGAATCCCCATCCCTAGCACAGAAACAGAATTAGATGTTTTGCTTCCCACAGCAACATCCTTGCTCATTCCCAGTAAGTCTGCCACAGTTAATCCAGAGATTGAAGAACCAAAAATGGAAGCAAAAACCCTGGATGACATCTTTGAATCAAGCACTTTGTCTGATGGTCAAGCTATTGCAGACCAAAGTGAAATAATAGCAACTTTGGGCCATTTGGAAAGGACACAGGATGAGgatgaagaaaagaaacatgtaGGTCCTTCTCTTCAGCCAGAATTCTCTTCAGGGGCTGAGGAGGCGCTGATAGAACCTACCTCCTACGTAAGTATTGGTACTACCTACCTGATGGCTCAGAGTTTAACAGAGGCACCTGATATGATGGAAGGATCCAATCCCCCAGATTCCACTGATACATCAGCAGTTTCAGCCTTTGCAAAGCTGTCTTCTCAGACACCATCATCTCCTCCACTCACTGTCCACTTAGGCAGTGGAGCCTCTGAACACTCAGAGGGCCCCCAGCCAAGTGCTCTGCCGCGTGCAGATGCTGGCATATCTCAAGTACCCCCAAGAAAACCTACATATGTTGAAGCAACTTTCAAACCCTCAAGTGAAGAGTACTTTCACATAACTGAGCCTCCATCCTCATCTCCTGACACAGAATTAGAGTCTTCGGAAAATGAAAGTCAACCTACATTATTAAAACAAACGGAAGCGTCTACTACCACAGAACTAAATGCTCAAAAAGAAATTGAGATTGCCCAGGATTCCCAAAACGAAACCAGTACTCAACTTTCTGGAGAAACAGTCAAGGTATTTCCCAGTATTAAAATACCTGAGTCTGGGACTGTTGTCACAGCTGCAAGTGAAGTTAAGTTAGAAGGTGCTACGCTATGGCCACACTCTACTTCTGCTTCTGTGATTTATGGGGTTGAGGCAGGTGTGATGCCTCAGCCCAGCCCACAGACTTCTGAGAGGCCCACCGTTCCTTCTTCTCTGGAAATAAACCCTGAAACACAAGGAGTTTTGATCAGAGGGGAGGATTCCACAGTAGCAACATCAGAACAGCAAGTGTCGGCGAGAATTCTTGATTCTGATAATCAGGCAACACTAAGCACCACAGAGTTAAATACTGAGCTTGCAACACCACCATTTCCCCTTCTGGAAACTTCTAATGAAACCAGTTTCCTGATTGGCATTAATGAAGAGTCAGTGGAAGGCACAGCAATCTATTTACCAGGTAAGGTCACAACATTGACAACTCTGTTTCCAAATTTGGAAACAGTCCCTTGGTCctaacatgtatgtgtatataatgtTTATTGCAATGTTAAAACCAGTGAAGTTTTTTTGTATTCACATAATGGTAGGACAGGCCATAGTATTGGGTCCATAATGAGATGCAAAGAAAGTAAGTATAGATTATTTGGGGGCTTTAAagatattctttgtatttttctgggTTTAAGAAAAGACATGCAGTCGCAATATGGAAAACTTTTAATTGTCAATGGTGCAAAAATTCAATTTGTTTTACTCTCAACAGAAGTATTGTTTTGTCTTCTGTCCTGAAGTTATACATCTTAGttttaagaacagaaaaaaaaagtatatcctacttttaaaaaaaatctctcattgATGGGTGCTATTAGGGCAATATTGAAATCTGtcaggcttttaaaatttcagtagtAAATAACTCAGATAAACATTTCACATAGTTTGTGCAATATTGGTTATCAGTTCATACTTTTATGTAGTTTCCCTGCTCCAGATAGTCTATGTCATGCCTCTAACACAGTGCCTAGCCATAGTGAGTATTCATTCGTACACATTCAAGCTCTATTttttgtcccccccccccttttttttttgttgttgttagggggtggtaattaggtttatttatttattttttaatgcaggtactggggattgaacccaacacctcgtgcatgctaggcatgcactttaccgCTGTGCTATAGATACCCTCCCCACCTTCGAGCTCTGCCTGTTGAGGGAAGATTCCTGGGTTTTTTTTACTGAATGGACAGAAAGTATGAATTTGATACTGGTTCATACAGACTATCTCACTTCATCGTCACAAAAAGGCTGTAATGCACATATTATTGTTGCCATTTATAAGGATAGGACatggaggttcagagagattCTGCAATGTGTCTGGGGTGGCAGCCACACATCACGGTGcaagtgggatttgaacccagatcagCCCCACTCCAAAGTCAAtggttttttctgttttttcagtgCTCTTTGGTGGTTTCCTATAAATAtggtataaaaatgaataattgaaatttaatGATATGTAAACCAGaaatcttgaaatatttacttggtagaattaatttttccttcaatCTAGCTTGATAATGTTGAGTTATTCACTTTAATGGTCTTCTCCAAGAACATTATCTAAGTAGCAGTATCAGTGGAATCCACAAGTACCAATCACCACCTAGTTGCTccctagaaaaaggaaaaacaagatcaGTACTTCAAGGGCTGTGTTAGttgaaaatatgttttgttttaatgaataTGTTTTACATCATGGCTGTATGTAGAGGattactctgatttttttcaaccttACCTTTTGTCCTAGTAATGCTTCAGTTTGTTGTGCTTCAGATAGAGTAAAATAGTCATAAAGTATAACTTTTATAAATGACTTGAAGTATTTCATGAATAAAATTGATCAAAGGTggttgatggatttttttttattgttgtcaCTTTATTACCTGTCAATGATTACCTAGGAATCTGGccaatatttattcttttgtaattTAGTTGAAATATACTTCAGGTTGGAGAAACTATcgcttctcggccttttggctaagatcaagtgcaGGTTGGAGGAACTATAAGACAGAATTCATTGGTAATAACTATACATATAGAGAGAGTTAGGTTTGGCAAATGAATGAGACATGTGTATCAGCTGTCCAGTCCCCAGTGTTTACCTACAACTAGAGCTTGCATCTCCACTGCAAAACAAATCATCACTTTAGGCTAATTCAGTAAACAGGAGCTCCTATTGGATTGCCTTGTCTATCCGTTGCAGATTCAACTTTCAGAGATTAATACAAACTGTTTAGGGAAGAATAAATTCGTGAAAACAAAACTGTTCTAATCTAAACTACTTTAAGTTCACAGAGtgacaccccctgcccccaccctgccaAGTCCTTGTCCCATACTCTCGCATAGTGTCTCGTGTCTGTGGTGGGAATGAGAATGTACTTCACGTTCGTGTGGCACGTCACCGTTTACCAAGCACTTTCACATAAGTGTCATTTTGAATTTGCACTGAGAGCAGCATGTGGCTGTGACGTTGACAATAGCCTTGTCATCTAGGCAGTGTACTTTCAAAAGCAGGAGGCTAAGATGGCTAGGgagattttaaatatctttagaGCTATAGGTGATTTTTAGCAAAATCGGGATGGCTTTTGGAGAAGTAGCTGTAAGCATCCAAATTAACCTAATTACAGTATTGAACCCACACATTCGAATGTGTATGTTTCAAGTCTTTCTAGTAGTCCAGAATTTTCTTAACACTCAGACAGTGTGAGTTTGACTTTCCTGGGTGGGAAAGGCTCAGTAATCTTCTATAGCAGTATCTGTTTACTGAAATATTCATATTTCATAAGTAGAcatcttcttttctttgtgtGCAATTATTTCAGACCTTCAGgacttaaaatttttgaaaatacggTTTTTACTCCACATATAACCTATTGATTTCAATTCTTCTGAAAAATGTTTAGCTCTCATTTGGATTCTTAAACATTTGAAACTTAAGCAACTCTGGGAAAAGGtttcaaatattatatataaactatTAATGTAAATATAATTATCCATGCAATATTACAGAATAATCTGTGTGTTTCAAATAGTATAAAAGTATTTGCATTTAGAAAATGTATATTAAACTGTTTCTCCTCATAAATTTGTAACTCTAGCCTTTATATTGATCTGCTAGGAGTGTcgattttctttgtgttttaataAGAACATTGTAATATAAATTTGAGGGTTCATTTTAGGTGAGGTTTTTGtatttgggtttgtttttataCAGTAGAGTTTAATCCATGTGTTGCTTTTCTTCAAGTATAGTTTAAAGGAGTACATTTGGAACGTGTTTTTGGAAAAAGCATATTAATGTAGCAGAAGAGACTTCAGTGCACACTTTCGAAGAAAAAGTTTCTGAGCATTAAGTGGTAAAAGGCAATAATAATTCAAATGATGGTAACAAGCCAATCTGCTAAAAAGAATGCATGTTCTGTGTATCCAGCCATTTCACATGAACTAACCTCgtttaaaagaatacattttccATTCACTGTGCACATACGTGTAATCATTTTGACTAAAATCAATTGCCATTATCATGCCAACTAAATCTGCAGTAGAATATATTAGTTGCCAGATACCAtacaaaatattgtttaaaaataatgatgattgAATCCCAGAAGTGAATAGATGCAATTTGTAACAATTAGCTGTAATGCCAAGATACACTCCAGAGAGTAAAGTTAATGTTAATTTTTACGTGTAGTATCTCTAAATTGCTGTGGTAAAGCTTATGTTATGGTAGCAATAGTTTTATGCTAAAATTTTATGCTAAAATATGTTGAAACTTAGAGATGAACCTAACTGCTTTTCTTACTTTCCTGAACACGGTAGGCCCAGACCGTTGCAAAACGAACCCGTGTCTTAATGGGGGCACCTGTTATCCTACTGAAACTTCCTATGTGTGCACCTGCGTGCCAGGATACAGTGGCGACCGATGTGAACTTGGTAAGATGTTCTTGCCCAAAAGTGTAGTGCTTTTCCAGAAGATGTATTGGGAAAGAATTTATATTGCATGAATCAATCAGAGAATTTCTGAGAAACCCATGTGTAGATGAATTAtacattaaatgaaatttaaatcatAAAGTGATTTAAGTAGGATCTGGGATATAGGGGCAGTTGTTTACTGAATTTTGTGACTGTACCCAACATGCAGTGAAGCTTACTGAGGTCAGCTGTATCTTTGTGGTTCTTACCCATAGGCTTTATAAATGTAAAGTTATGTAAATATTGACAGAAATTATTAGTCTGTCCCCCAGATCTGCATATCAATAAATCATCAATTTAAGGACAATTTTTTTTAGaaagctatatttaaaaaatagggaGCCTGGCcagatgtaatgtcctaaaaatatcaaccaagtccaatcATTCTATTGTTTCATTTAgcatctctgttgccttattgcatgactgagacattatgctgtacaccaaaaattgacacattgtaactgactatacttcaatcaatcaatcaatcaatcaatcaatcaatcaaattacagacaacttaaaaaaataggGAGCCTTTGGGTTTCAAGATAACTTGCTGCTGTGATGTGGCGTGGGACCACACCCCCACTGACTACCCCCAGAGGCCAGCCTCACCCACTCTGCCTCAGAGAGTCTTGATGTTGTCCAAACATCCTCCTTTCTTTCGGGTTCCGGAAAATATCACTATCTTTTTACTAAATCTGTTCCTTTTACTCCCATTCttatttcagtttccttttccttaaaaaagtttttaaagttttgatttgGCTAAAGATCGACCTTgactctgagaaaacagatggAATATGTGGGCCAGGTGCTCCTTTGAGCAGCCCTGTAACGATTTTCTCATAATGACTGAGTAAAGGAGGCCTGTGGATAACACTTTAGATTACACAGCAGTATTGAGATAAAACCCCCTGCATTCATGTTAAAAGACtgcttatttgaaaaaaaaaatcaacaaaagctaGTAGGGTCTATTTGTGTGCTAATCAGTGAGGATGTAGGTATCGCAATAGATAACATAGAAGGAATAATTATATCTTAAACATCAAActcacatgtatatatataaaagcattTATGTGGCTCCCATTCCTTTTCAcattaaaatcaattaaaaataatttaatgagtTAACGTACGTGAAGCTGTTTGATCAGTGGCTGGCACTTAGCAAGCACTATAAAAGTATTTGCCGTCATTactatataaaatcatttttactaaggCCATTTCTTTAGGTAAAGATACAGTCTGTACCTCTTAAGAAATTTACTTTGTATAttcattttgaatatttaataaaacattaattaaatttttagtgGAATTGCAAAATGCTATGGAATAAAGGCATTAATGTCATCAGAGGAGATCATGGAGGTCTGTGTAGAAAGGTTGTATTTGATGTAGGCGTTAGAGTTGGGGAGGATTTTGATacaaactaaagcacagagacCACAAACAGCAGAATGCATCTGGGGCACCATGAGTATTCAGGAAGCCTACGTAAGCATTTGTGGGAGAGAATATTGGAATGCAAGTTGGATCTAGATGGGTGTAAGAGGGTCCTGGATCCAAGGCATTGGAGAATTTTACTTCATAATCTAGTGAAGCGATTCTGAGACTTCAGCAGGCATCAGGATCACCTAGAGAGCATGGTCAGCCGCACTGTGTCGTTCCCATCCTCCACAATATCTGagtcagtaggtctgggtgggcCTGGGAACGTGCATCTCTAATGTTTTCAGGTGATGCTGCTAGTGCTGGCCTGGGGACCACACTCTGAGGACCACTGCCCTGGGCAGTTGGGGTCTTTGGAATGTTTGAAAGCCAATGAGTAAAATTATCTTGATTGTGTCTAAAGAAGATGACAGT from Camelus bactrianus isolate YW-2024 breed Bactrian camel chromosome 3, ASM4877302v1, whole genome shotgun sequence includes the following:
- the VCAN gene encoding versican core protein isoform X2, whose translation is MLITIKSILWMCSTLIAAHALHKVKVEKSPPVKGSLSGKVNLPCHFSTMPTLPPSYNNNSEFLRIKWSKIELDKNGKDLKETTVLVAQNGNIKIGQGYKGRVSVPTHPEDVGDASLTMVKLLASDAGLYRCDVMYGIEDTQDTVSLTVDGVVFHYRAATSRYTLNFETAQKACLDIGAVIATPEQLNAAYEDGFEQCDAGWLSDQTVRYPIRTPREGCYGDMMGKEGVRTYGFRAPHETYDVYCYVDHLDGDVFHITAPNKFTFEEAAEECENQDARLATVGELQAAWRNGFDQCDYGWLLDASVRHPVTVARAQCGGGLLGVRTLYRFENQTGFPPPDSRFDAYCYKRRMSDLSVIGHPIDSESKEDCSEETDRRHELIAEILPELIEIDIYHSEEDEGEDEDCENATDVTTTPSVQYINGKHLVTTVPKDPEAAEARRGQFESVAPSRNFSDSSETDGHQFVITKTGLSTAMQPNESKETTEILEITWRPETYPETTEHFSSGEPEIFPTVPVPEGEASEGPESITKKSPELDYLMHQHTELVPLFPEESSGNAGIDQESQKIVFSRATEGTFGEEAGRSTFSTYTPSAVPSSASAEVSEEVSFTLTGSPRPDEPLSTAESWVEIALRQSVEFSGSPSIPIPEGSGEAEEDKDKMFAMVTDLSQKNTTDSLVTLDTSKTMITESLLNVPTPTVYLVSEQPSAVVPTKFVRETDTVEWVFRISPEGKEREDEEKGTTGTASTVEVHSPTQRSDHLMLPSEFESSSEVTASASASATRKSFMSLMTPTQSEREMTSSTLVFTETNVLDSLGAQTTEPSSSRQPGAWEGLSIVPGSPVSLFMELGSGETAADPETTTVSSFSLNVESEIQTQKETAGTLSPHVETLFPFEPTGLDLSTAMDREVAEIISQTSKENLISEISGEPNHGAEIKGFSTDFPLEEDFSGDFREYSTVSTPITKEETVMVEGSGDAAFNDTQISPSVIPTSAHVYHRADSEEPGRTVVSTSAFPWEEFPASAEGSGEQLVSLSSSGDQVFPSAVGNVSNTDSPTIDQGLGEEGAIDEADKRSTILPTVEAESTKASVEKGEVEVDGMDSVDFPQTVEPDTLWVTQEINPVRQGNESEVVAEEKIRDQKSLESPQSSVAPEQTSFDSQTFIEIGLQSTDYSTLTTKKTYSTDKEMEEEGISLGGMSTPNLDSPGLESYTTLPEVTEKSHFFLATASVTASVPAESVITGSTIKEEESRKPFPKVMRPIVKESDTDLLFSGLGSGEEILPTTVSVNFTDMEQVTSTLYPQTSQVQSFETSTLNGTTGDYEGMGVVESEIRPLISQTNSIFEDSETAASTTFLEILSDTRTEGPSPAPLTFSTDTEHRTSQTHHWAEEIQTSRPQPMADQVSKENSSTAETEGAATSSTDFLARTPGLEVAKGFVTSTPKPSDLFYEHSGEGSGELDMVDLVHASGTTQASRRGSTTFVSDRSPAKHPEVPSAKAVTVDGVPTISMMPLHPEQNESSPDPTSTLSSTTSYERSTEGTADSVQDHVRGFEDSTLRPDRRKATENIIIDLDKEDKDLILTITESTILEILPQLTSDKNTIIDIDHTKSIYEDILGMQTDIDPEVPSGQHGSYEDSTQVQEKYEAAVNLSLTEEDFEASGDTLLYSQATQNESVTPEDRSQLDHLGSVFTTGIPIPSTETELDVLLPTATSLLIPSKSATVNPEIEEPKMEAKTLDDIFESSTLSDGQAIADQSEIIATLGHLERTQDEDEEKKHVGPSLQPEFSSGAEEALIEPTSYVSIGTTYLMAQSLTEAPDMMEGSNPPDSTDTSAVSAFAKLSSQTPSSPPLTVHLGSGASEHSEGPQPSALPRADAGISQVPPRKPTYVEATFKPSSEEYFHITEPPSSSPDTELESSENESQPTLLKQTEASTTTELNAQKEIEIAQDSQNETSTQLSGETVKVFPSIKIPESGTVVTAASEVKLEGATLWPHSTSASVIYGVEAGVMPQPSPQTSERPTVPSSLEINPETQGVLIRGEDSTVATSEQQVSARILDSDNQATLSTTELNTELATPPFPLLETSNETSFLIGINEESVEGTAIYLPGPDRCKTNPCLNGGTCYPTETSYVCTCVPGYSGDRCELDFDECHSNPCRNGATCVDGFNTFRCLCLPSYIGALCERDTETCDYGWHKFQGQCYKYFAHRRTWDAAERECRLQGAHLTSILSHEEQMFVNRVGHDYQWIGLNDKMFEHDFRWTDGSTLQYENWRPNQPDSFFSAGEDCVVIIWHENGQWNDVPCNYHLTYTCKKGTVACGQPPVVENAKTFGRMKPRYEINSLIRYHCKDGFIQRHLPTIRCLGNGKWAMPKITCLNPSTYQRTYSKKYFKNSSSAKDNSINTSKHDHRWSRRWQESRR